Within the Pseudorasbora parva isolate DD20220531a chromosome 15, ASM2467924v1, whole genome shotgun sequence genome, the region TACTCGTATGCCTATGATATTTTATGTTGTACATTTGGCAATCATGCCAATAAAATCACAATCACAGGGCTGACATAAGAAATGTATCTAATCTTACATGAATACTTACTTTTGTCATTGTTGCCCTGAATGTATTTAAAGAGTCTTCTGAAGCCTGTGCTTAAGGCCGGGTCCTGCTCCATGCCAGTCACAGGTGTGCTCACCCAGTTTGTTGCGTGGTAAGTGCGGACCTCATAGTCTTCACCCTGAAAAACATCACTTCATCAGACATGACTGTAACattacaacaataaacatgatCCGCTTCAAAATGCAAGCTTTCTCTGCAATTAAGCTTATATCAACAAATCCAAAGTCTGCCATAAAGTTAAGACTGGTTGGTTACTGTCGAAAATGACATGCACATTTGCACTAACCTTACTCTGTTGAGCAGTGAATTTTGGGTTCTGGAGTCCAGAGGAAAAAAAGGTTTGACCGATGGCTTTAAGCATTTTGACTTTCAACTGTAATGCTgtgcaaaattaaaaaattgattAATAGTTGCAAACAATTAAATGACTGGGAATTATTATGCCTAGTAGACCTTCGTTTGGACGTTTAAGGGGGTTATATTCGCTGTCCATATTAACATGACAGGGCTAACAAGTTATTCTaggaaatatttaaatgttgcatacgtgtgtgtgtgtgtgtatatatatatatacagagaaacataattaattgaacttaaaaaaaattttttttttaaagatgacaattTCGCGCTTGTCCATAGCAGTAatgttttatcctttattcGAAAATATACGGGAAGTTTTTACATTAAGAAGACTGTCCGAAAGTTACTCAGCTGCGCTGAAGTCTaacttaatatataatatagttaCAAACTCACCAGTCCGCCGTGGAGCGATAAAACGCAGAAGATGAGTGACAATCCAGAGAAGGTCGAGTGCAGTATGGTCACCCGTCTCGACGAGCGTGTTAGAAAAAGATAATGCAGGTACGAGTGCTATGTAACACAACCGTAGGCTTAAGTAACGCTTACACTACAACTTCCGTATTTTCATGTTACATCACTTGCAAGAGAAGTTTCTGATTGGTTGTGACGGAAACGTAAATAAAGTCACGCCCAAGCCACGCTACACTACCCCTGAGgaagaaacattacatcacCCTTCGTTACAAGTCATCGAAAGCAAATGACAGAGgtaggttttatttatttattttttattaactcTAAAGCatttcatataaataaatagttatATATTGGAAAGGCATCAAGTTACCTTGCAGTAAAATATTAGGTCAACTAGTCAGGTTGCAAACACCATCACTTCAAAGCCATACATTTTTCATCATCACATCAAAACTTAAGCACAAACGAATGGATGATGGTAGACAATTATTCTTAATTATTCCACTCACAAAACACCTGTAAACTTTTTTTCAGAGGAATATCCCCAAAGTGCATTCTCAACCAACAAGAGTGTAACCCATTCAAAACGGAAAATACTAGAATTACTTCGcaaacaatatatataacaggtatgagtaaaatatatataatataataagtaTAAGCAACAAATTTTACCCAAAGTTAAGTACGTTTCAACATGAACTGCTGAGCACCATGAACTTGCAATCAAAAtgcatacaaataaaaatacacaagcAGCTTTTTCCTATCCAATGGATCTCCCATTAGTCACTTCATCTTCAGAGCTGTGTTCTTCCTGCGAGGTGGCTCTCTCTGGACCTGTCTGGCTCTGGCACCGAAGCCAAGGGACTGAAGAGATTCAGTGAGGAAGCGTTGAGTCGGCGATACACACAACATTATCAGAAGCTTAGCATCCCCTCCTGTGCCAGAAAGGAGACATAAATAAGGCCAATAGGATGGTTAGGCAAGATTCGGGAGAGAAGAAAGAAGATTGTAGGCTGTAGGTTATAGTGGTTATGTTCTAACTTGACTGGTTGAACTGGTTTTAACTGTGGCTCAAAGGAAACGTGCACACtataaacaagaaaaaaagtccAACAAAATATTCACagtaagtgtaaaaaaaaaggcacaCGTAATACACAATCTCTTCAGTAAGTGTAAAAAACATTGCCACTGTATGAGATCAAATATTTTTCATGTAATTGAAtagcaaatttaatttattttaatttaattagctACAGAGCTAAATGACTTTTGCAGTCCATCCACaggcaaattacaaaaaaaatcatatagcACAATTGTAACAAAtctattgtttaaaaatacattgcaaataataatattaagtaAGTTGCACTGCCAAATTACATTTCTTTTCcagaatacatatatatatatatatatatatatatatatatatatatatatatatatatatatatatatatatatatatatatatatatatatatatatacaaattttaTGAAAACTTAGAAATAATGTAACAGGGGCCGGTTACACCAGCTGTGCGTAAAAATTTTTTGACGTAAATGAGCACtaattatttttacaatgcATATTTAAACTTAGCTGAAGTGTAActcaataaactaaaaatttaAGAAAGCCTCCAATCAGGAAGGCTTCGGTTGGAATAAAATAGCAGACTGACTGAACTGCACCAAAAAGCTCTTGTTTTACATGACAGAGTTCAGTTCTTTAGACATATATGATAATCCTGACATGAACACTCTTGTGTGAATAATTATGAGAATACATTATGTAAATAGATTACTTTGTTAGCGGCTCATCAACACAAACCTGTCCAAAACCACTGTGTGTATTTGTCCTATCAGTCCACGTTGTACATCATATCACATAAAATCATAATCAACAAATGTCGTTTCCTGTTTTTCCCCCCATTTCATTATGTAATTATTGATCCTTATTAATTTCCTTTCTAATACTGAATGTTTCTGAGCTTTGTTCAGATATAAAAGCACTTGTTATTTATGATTAAGAATCATATTTAATGGAAACTTATTTTTACTGTTAGTTACGTGAGGCAAATGTAGTTAGAATAAAAGGATAATCAGAAATTTATGGCATTTATACACAACTTCTGCTCACATATTGGAAGGCTGCTTTTGGATCACTGAGGGTAAAAACGTCATATTATGCGACTATGCATTACTTTACAGAGAGCTTATGACTTACTAGTTACGTtctgccttaaagggatagttaactcaaaaatgaaaattagcccatggtttactcaccttcaagtcatcctaggtgtacatgacattcttctttcagacgaattatattataaaagtcctggctaatccaagatTTATAATGCCAGGGATTGTTGCTCTTTTTataaagtccataaaaatgcatctgtccgtcaagtAATTGCTCTACACGGCTCCAGAGGGTTAATAAAGGACGTAGGATACGCATTTTGAACTAcaagaaggcactttcaacacttttccacggAAGGTGATCGGCTAgaactttactttataaagttttaaatatggatattttttcttacacaaacacatcgatttgcttcagaaggcttttattaaccctccggagccgtgtggagtagttatttgatggacagatgcattttttatggacttcaaaaaacaacaatccctgccattataaagcttggattagccgcAAAAAGTACAGAGTTTGTAACAAACTAGCTAGTACTTACTAAGCCTCTAGTGTAGACTTTACGTTCCAATTTAAGAAAGAACTTACGAACAGCTGGTGCAACCCTACCAAGGTCACTAGATGCTCAGTTTTTGTATGTTCAAATGTTTGGCTCATCTTCAGTCATATTTTGAGGAGGGagggatggatagatgaatatTTTACATACCAGTAGTGTGCATGTTAAAGTGACTTGTATTCCACAGTGAACGTGCTCTCACCTATGGCGTCCTGTAGCAGATGTGTTAGTTTGCTGTTGCGGTAGGGGACGTGAGGTCGTCGTTCGGCTAGAGCTCCCAGAACATCAGACAAAGCTGAGAGGCTGCGGTTTATACAGGAGCTTTCCCACAGAGCAGCACCGGTCACACCTGACATCCCTAAACACAGATAAACATTAGTGCTAAAAGACTATTCACATCTTTATTTACTAGGAGCACATGAATAAAATCTGCTCTAAGATTTAACACTCCATAAACCTTATCTAATGAGTCTGaattattatgttttgttttattataaaatggCTTAACTAGTAACAACTCACTACTCATCAACACAACACTGTAACGTCTTACCCACACACTCGCTCCCAGCCAGGTCCACTAACTGCAGCTTGGTCTTGAGGGGGGTCTGTGTGATGCTTGGTCGGGGAGAGGGGCATGGTGAGTGACGGGGAGAGGGGCACGGTGAGTGACATGGGGAGTGGCAAGGCGAGGAGGCGGGACTAGATGAGCGCGAAGAGGCGGCCCTGCGGCAGCGCGGGCTCCACCACTCCTTCTGAGACACCCGCTGGACGTCTTGTCTGGCATTCTGCAGCCTACGAGCTGTAACACAGAGATCACACTGTATGAGTCCATAAAATATGAGTAAAACAAGTTTCTTCCAAGTATTATGGTAACAGTGCCTTTTAAGCAGGTCAGTTCACTCAGCAGCAATCGCAGTAAtgactgttgtgtgtgtgtgtgtgtgtgtgtgtgtgtgtgtgtgtgtgtgtgtgtgtgtgtgtgtgtgtgtgtgtgtgtgtgtgtgtgtgtgtgtgtatgtatgtatgtatatatatgtgtatatatatatatatatatataatgtgtgtgtgtatatacatataatatatatatatatctaatctaatctagtaaatatatatatatatatatatatatatatatatatatatatatatatatatatatatatatatatatatatatatatatatatatatttactagattagattagattagattagattcaaCTTTATTGTCATTACACCAGAAGTGCAATAGTAGAAAGTGCAGTATTTACAGTGGTTGAATAAGTGCAGGACATGATTATGTACTGATATAAATAGAGATGATTATTGCTATAAACAGAATATACAAGTTAATAtgtactatataaatataatatacagatAACTATTACTATAAATAGATTATACAGGTGAATATGTACTATGAATATGATCATAGAATCAATGTGTACAATAAGTTAGATTAAGATGAGCAGTGTAGCAATGTATGATATAGTGCAAATGAGCATATTCAAGTTAAGGTGGAGTAGTGCAAGATGCTTAAGTAAACAGATGTTGCTGTATTAAACCGTCTGTAGTGCAAATGAGCATTCCAGTAGTGCAAACGAAGTAAAGGCAGATGTGAGGGGGAGAGGAGAGTTAGCCATGTATGAGGGGAGTTGGGTCAACGAGGGTTAGAGTTCAGCAAAGAGACagcttttggaaaaaaactgttCTTTAGTCTGCTGGTCCTGGTCCGGAGGGACCTGAAACGTCTGCCGGAGGGCAGGAGAGTAAACAGTCTGTAGGCTGGGTGAGAGGAGTCTTTAAGGATGCTGCGAGCTCGATGCAGACAGTGTTTCTTCTGGATGTACTCGATGGCAGGTagtggagtccctgtgatgcgCTTGGCAGTTTTCACCACCCGTTGCAGTGCCTTGCGCTCTGCAATAGAGCAGCTCCCATACCATACTGTAACACAGTTGGTCAGGATGCTTTCTATTGCGCAGCGATAGAAGTTCACCAGGATAGTCGAGGAGAGCTGGTTCTTCCTCAGTGTCCTCAGGAAGAGGAGGCGCTGGTGACCCTTCTTGATTAGGCTGGAGGTGTTGGTTGTCCAGCCTAGGttgtactcatcattcttcttcctccaaacacgtttagtggaattatgttgtatatgtatatattatattctcaaaaagttctattttggtcttaTCTGACACCATGACTTTCTCTCATGAcacctctggatcatccaaatggtcattggcaaacttaggACGGGCCTTTGCAtttgctggtttaagcaggggaaccctccgtgccatgcatgatttcaaaccatgacgtcttagtgtattaccaacggtggtcccagctcttttcaggtcatcaACCAGCTCTTCACGTGTAGTTCTGGGATGATTtatcacctttcttaggatcattgagaccccacaaggtgagatcttgcatggagacCCAGTcggagggagattgacagtcatgtttagcttcttccattttctaatgattgctccaacagtggaccttttttcaccaagctgcttggcaatttccctgtagccctttccagccttgtggagatgtacaattttgtctctagtgtctttggacagctctttggtcttggccatgttagtagttggattcttactggttgtatggggtggacaggtgtctttatgcagctaatgacctcaaacaggtgcatctaatttaggataataaatggagtggaggtggacattttaaaggcagactaacaggtctgaagacaggtgttcaaatacttatttgcagctgtatcatacaaataaatagatttctAGATTTTccttttagattatgtctctcacagtggacatgaaCCCTCCATGATTTTCaggtgggagaacttgcaaaatagcggggtgttcaaatacttattttcctcactgtatatataatatatatagtgACGAAAACAAGTATTTGATTGTGAGagattttaatgtattattatttactaaatatcaatattattttagtttCATTTAAGTACTATtaagttttattaatattttgaatacatttttatatgtctatatagtttttatttatttttatttcagttttagtttagGTATTTAAATTAGTACATCAAGTTAAAGtaatgaaaatgagaaatgttaaaacattttatatttcaatttttttttaaagttcagttaagttaaaaaaacagctatatatttttacaactaaataaataaatagtatttttagGGCTAATCTGATCAAATTAATGCATGCatgtttaagattttttttttttttttttttaaacgtgaTACCTCTATTATAAAGGTGATTTACTCTTAAGTTTAGGTTGCGACTATCACTATGTACAGCCATCATATTGAGTGTTATGATTTGTCTCATTAATTTTTATATGATTATACGTCTCCTGCCCATATGTCTCTGATGCTACACACGTAAATCCACATTATGGCAACCTTTATGAGGTCTTTCATTGCTACTGTGTGAAACCTTTGGAGTGAGCACAGAGCTTTCTTTTCAGAGTACTGAGAAAGAgcttgagtgtgtgtttgtgtagatAACTAATGCAGTGGGTGTGTGAGAAAATGGAGTTGTTAGAATGATCGTTTGCTTGTGCGACTTTAGATAATACGCTCGGTCTCACTTAACAGCCATAACCGTGTGTGCTGCAGATAGCGGCATATGGCTGAAGGGAACATTTCAGCTTCAAACCCTGTGAGTTGGGGACTTGAAGAAACACAATATCATACCTAGAGCCAGTGCATCTGGGCTTTTGGAGGTGACTGTGAGAGTGACGATGAAATGAGATCTGGAGGAGTCCATGTGCACCAGGGTGGGACTGTGAGATCTTAGTTTTAACACAGAATTGATCAGCTGCATCACCTCTGCAGAGCTCCGCACCAAcctgacacacaaacacatgcagaCCTGTGACAGTCACATGGACATGGAGCTCAAAGTACAATTAAAAAGTAGGttgaacaaacaaaaaatgcagATGAGTACACTTTAGTGCAAGACACACATGCATTAATACACCAAAGCAAAAAATGATATGGAACAAAagaaagcatgtcttaaacatcaaatatttaaatgtacttAAAAACGACTGTAGATTTAATAGGccaaaaaatattgtttaaattaTCAACATGacaggtaaaaaaataaaaatgctttgAGATCACCATTTTCTCTTCTTTTGAAAGAGGTTAATTTGGTCAGTATATTaaggggatagttcaccctaaaataaaaatgtgatgtttatctgcttacccccagtgcatccaagatgaaggtgtctttgtttcttcagtagaacacaaattaaaaaatttaactTCCACCGTTTCAGTCTGCCTATCATAATGCACGTGAATGGGTAataattctatgagagtaaaaaaaaaacatgcttagacaacatgcacaaaaaccctgctgcttgtgacgacacattaatgtcttaagacacaaactgattggtttctgtgagaaactaaacagtatttatgttattttttttacctcatatctaGACGAaactcatctagtattcccattCGCTATTACTTCTGTCTAgtaaggtcaaactggcgcgATTATAGTTaatatagattcctcattagtgcctgcgcagATCGGTCAAATGTGGCATctacataatatgtgtgtgtgtgtgcgtgcatgcgtgtgtgtgttcacgcCGGTTTTGACCTTACTAGATGGAAGTAATGACgaatgggaacactagatgagatttgtctggataagaggtaaaaaaaaaaaacctaaatactgttcggtttctcacagacaACCGATCGGTtggtgtcttaagacatcaatgtgtcgtcatgagcagcagggtttttgcgCATGTTgtcaaagcattttttttactctcatagaattgttacccattcacatgcattatgactggcagactgcaacggctgtaattaaaaaaaatcgtaATTTGTTTTCTACTGAAGACACAAAGACACCGaaatcttggatgccctgggggtaagcagataaacatcacattttcatttttgggtgaactatacctttaactaaggcctaatcctggcttaatctaaactctgtctgtgaaaccaggcctaaaTGTCAAAAAACCTCAAAGAACATTTAGGTCAATGTTTCTGCATATgctaaaacatttttaacattaacgTGTTGTATAAATAATTAGAGTATTATGAATGAACAAACAtaaatttataatatttataagatATTTATATTAATGAATAGTTTTTCGTTTATGATACTCATTGCATTAACTAATTGAACCTTATTATAAACCTTAAAAGTTATATataaaacttattttattttcctaACTATGCACTACTTGTGCATGGTTAGTTGAATTGTATTATTTGCACTGTCCATTCTATAATGTAATTGATTGTTAAAATACAAATCTATTAAAGTTGATGCTGACTGCTGTGACTCACTCATATGTTAGGCAGGGCACCTCACTGGTGCCTGTGCTGGTGGTGATGACCTCTCTCTTCACCCCAACTGTCGACCCATCTTCATCTCTGGCCAGCAGGTCCAGAACTTCATTATTATAGACCTCCACAACCGACATCTCCACCGTATGACTGTCGGCTGGCTTCTCAGAGATCAGCCTGTGACATATATCAACAAAAGTCACAGTCAGGTATCCTGCGTGTAATACTGTAGATGAGTAAAACTTAGTATGTGAGCTGAGGCTTACTTGAATAGCTCATTGGCTGCTTTAGGAATGATGCCCTGTTGAGATTCCTGCACTGCAGTTGTGGGCCCCTCAGACTGGGAGCCAATCATTGTGTGTGTCTTTCCACTGCCCGTCTGACCATAAGCCATGATGCATACATTATACCTGAAATGAAAGAGATTGATAGTATAAGTATTCTAATTCTTACACAGACTCTGTTTGACTTTGTTGGCAGCGTCGTGCAAAAATTGCTGACCTACACAAATCTCTGACTAGGGCTCACTGTTCATTACATGTTCAACAGTTTTCTGTCTCATATTCTCATATTCTCAGATGTCTTATGTTGTTTTTCCTTGCAACTACTTCCTTTTGCTTGGTTTCAAACCACCATTTTCTTTATTCTTAATTCCTTTTATTTTATGGTTTGTTGTTTTAGTGAATTAGTGAAACCATTAGTGAAATTTCCTAAATATTCAGATTAAGTAAATTAATCTGTCATCTCCCAAATCACATTCACGATAACAGACTTTgcctctggaaaaaaaaaattgacaaagTAACGGGCACTAATgtgtgtaaaatgtaatttactcaATTTTAACTTCAtgtatataaaaattatatataagcATCTTTAGTCAATCGATTGAAGCGTCATAATCATTAACTTTAACTATTTAACATAGGATACTCACCCATCAAGTAGAGAGGTTAAAAGGGGTTTCACTTCTTCAAACACAGTCTCTTGGCTATCTTCTGGACCATGAACTCTGCAAATTGAACAAATAATGGACATATTCTACATCACCCACCAGCTGCCCCTGTTTTAAATGTTCACATGCAGTGTCCAAATACCTCTCAAACtcaaacattttgttcattACAGGACTTGGGTGTTTGGCGCAGTTCACAAAAACAGAGTCCTGCAAAACAAAAGTGGCCAGAGATGATTATTCCAGGGATGGGCGTAGTGTGTAGTACTGGGCCATTACAATTTTATAGATCCAATAAACAATAAATGTAATCAATTCACTCACATCATTAATGGCCTGCACCACTGCTTCACATGATGAAGACCTTAAAAAAGACAATGAGATTTAGTACACCTACAAGACATACAACATTACCTAAGCATGTGGTCTCTGtagtaaatattttataacatttttacTATTAACTTACAAACTTTAAtagaattttaattaatttaatattcatTAATCTACAACTATTCTTTTGATATAAATTTAGATTGCATTACCCATTGGTTGTAGGTGATCCTGGGATGTGATCAAAGTGCAGAATTGGACGCACCCTGCAGTGAACCCTGATATTCCCCCTCAGCTCCTACAGAAAGAAATGTGTGTGGTGCTTAaaccatttttttatataactaaaTCATCCTAGCTGcttacactgtcattttttagAATAGGTAAGGTAGAAAtctgaaatatattttacattcatTACTGAAATATTCATGAGTCAAGCCACCATAACATAACAGTACTCCCTACATCTGGACTTGAAATAAATGCCAACACATTACCCTATGAATACATTAAGAACTGTGAATCAAATAAGAGAACCAAGTACGTACAACTAAGGTGTTGTGGAGCAGCCTCCTCCTCACCCGCTCCTCTCTGCACCTTTCCTTCTCTTCCCGTAAAGAGTGCTCAAGTGCTGTCACCTGAACCCGGAGCTCTACAGAATACAATCGCAAAGAAAACTTCACAACTATCTATTTctgtatattaaaatatgaatacatATAGAAACCTCTAATCAATGGATCCTGCAGTCTGGGAGTATAATGACTATAAAAACAAGTGATGTTGTTGGAAACAATCTGTCTGGagccaaagaaaaaaaactggatgagaacatttttgaaagcacaaaaatattttcaatatcAAATCTCTATTTGTTCTACAGTAGCCCAGCCCAATAGCTACAGCacaccaaaaatattcagctcaGTTCAAGTAATCACTTAAATTAAAGGTTACCCATATGTCCGTGACTAAAGGTCAAAAACGGGTACTATATTTAATAGCTTAATAACAAAAGATACACATATATGCttgttaaaaaaatcattgtactttttttcttttattttaaattaatgacttatattgcagccatttgctaaaatcatttaagttcattttttttctcattaatgtacacagagcaccccatattgacagaaaaacacagaattgttgacattgtgcttagggtcattgtctttttggaaggtgaaccttcagcccagtctgaggtcttgagaaCTCTGGAGAAGGGTTTCATCCAGGATGTCCatgtacttggccgcattcatctttctCTCAATTGCAATCAGTtatcctgtccctgcagctgaaaaacacccccacagcaggatgctgccaccaccttgcttcactgttgggactgtattggacaagtgatgagcagtgcctggttttttccacacataccgcttagaattaaggccaaaaagttccatattggtctcatcagaccagagaatcttatttctcaccattttagagtccttcaggtgtttttagCACACTCCATGTGGGccttcatgtgtcttgcactgagtagaggcttccgtcgggccactctgccataaagccccgactgttggagggctgcagtgatggttgactttctataACTTTCTCCCATTTCCAGACTGCATCTCTGGACCTCAGCCAGTGATCTTTGGATTCTTCTTTACTTCTCTCACCAgggctcttctcccccgatcGCTCAGTTTTCCCCAGACGGCCAGCCCTAAGAAGGGTTCTGGTTGTCCCAAACATCTTCCATTTTAGGATTATGGAGggcactgtgctcttaggaaccttaagtgcagcagaattttttttgtaaaccaGATCTATAACCTTTCCACAATTCtatctctgagctcttcaggcagttacTTTGACCTCGTGATTCtaatttgctctgacatgcactgtgagcagtaaggtcttatatagacaggtgtgtggctcaaatgaaggtgtaaaCCATCTCaaagatgatcagaagaaatggacagcacctgatttaaatatatgagtcgcctttggcttggcttgctcagttggggacactaaaaatatgattaaagttattcaacttattatacaaataaaatttatgaattaggttttatttaattctataaactataatactgatatgccaacattgtcgctatatgataaattaaaataagctgataacatcactgttttctccagtacgactgtacagccaaatctaattttgtcgcaatattatcctgtttggcactgtgaagctgctttgacacaatcgtgattgtaaaagcgctatataaataaagttgattgattgattgattgattgagtgtcacagcaaagtatctgaatacttaggaccatgtgatatttcaggttttcttttttaataaatctgcaaaaaactttttttgttgttgatagCTCTATGTCTGAACCATGGAAAGATCTAATACATTAACATGAATTTATTTTGgacataaattaaaataaattaatccaCATGCCACTGGAAACAATATGTATCAAATAGtatagtaaaaaataaacacaacaagCCAAACTTGTATAATCACAGTGGACAAATGCTGACAGCCATCACCCTATACTGTTATCTTTTAGTGTACGTGTAAAAGACTTGTCAGGAGGAACGTATTTTTTCTCATCACACAGTGATGAGTAGTTTGCCTTGGGGTTTTACAAATGCAACTATATAAATGACAAGGGATAAGATCCACAGGCCCTGTGGGAGGCTTGTCACCATGGTGTGCAGGTGACGCAGGACACATGACCATGCTGTCCCTGCTGACAACAGCTTTTCCTGGAGGAGAGGCTGGGGGAGGGGACCCGTGGATAATCTCTGAACGCTGCACCACATACCTACTGTCACAACACGGCCGGGTTTGTGATAGAGAATGAGACAGATGAAGGAAGAAACAGATGGTAAAGAATGAAGGGAATGAGCGCAGAAGATTAAATAGAAGAGGAGATGAAGGTTGTGAGTTAAGGTAATTCAGGACGTTTTATGACCTTCCCGCATGACCGCATGCACGTATATAAGTGTACATGCACGTAAATAATTAGTGAATGAGATCCGGTAACTGTATCTGGAGGTACAAATATTCACAGGTAATGCAGATGAACTGATGTATTTGTATCTGAGTTGATCTCAGTAAAGAAACACTCACTCTGAAGGTCATCACTTGGGAGATCCTGAATAGAATTTCTGGCAGTTCCCACACATTCAAACA harbors:
- the kif25 gene encoding kinesin-like protein KIF25 isoform X2, producing MLKQDLRDVFIIYVGFAKELEDQSKQLFECVGTARNSIQDLPSDDLQKLRVQVTALEHSLREEKERCREERVRRRLLHNTLVELRGNIRVHCRVRPILHFDHIPGSPTTNGSSSCEAVVQAINDDSVFVNCAKHPSPVMNKMFEFERVHGPEDSQETVFEEVKPLLTSLLDGYNVCIMAYGQTGSGKTHTMIGSQSEGPTTAVQESQQGIIPKAANELFKLISEKPADSHTVEMSVVEVYNNEVLDLLARDEDGSTVGVKREVITTSTGTSEVPCLTYELVRSSAEVMQLINSVLKLRSHSPTLVHMDSSRSHFIVTLTVTSKSPDALALARRLQNARQDVQRVSQKEWWSPRCRRAASSRSSSPASSPCHSPCHSPCPSPRHSPCPSPRPSITQTPLKTKLQLVDLAGSECVGMSGVTGAALWESSCINRSLSALSDVLGALAERRPHVPYRNSKLTHLLQDAIGGDAKLLIMLCVSPTQRFLTESLQSLGFGARARQVQREPPRRKNTALKMK
- the kif25 gene encoding kinesin-like protein KIF25 isoform X1 produces the protein MLCTVHYSTISALVHILFLLSFTMPLFINRDQIFAHQVHLLEHKLRSKEERILELETENALLHLRLAECLGKLRYERNEEIHGLRKKHQQQKKVQKSTNATLSKLLSEVQMLKQDLRDVFIIYVGFAKELEDQSKQLFECVGTARNSIQDLPSDDLQKLRVQVTALEHSLREEKERCREERVRRRLLHNTLVELRGNIRVHCRVRPILHFDHIPGSPTTNGSSSCEAVVQAINDDSVFVNCAKHPSPVMNKMFEFERVHGPEDSQETVFEEVKPLLTSLLDGYNVCIMAYGQTGSGKTHTMIGSQSEGPTTAVQESQQGIIPKAANELFKLISEKPADSHTVEMSVVEVYNNEVLDLLARDEDGSTVGVKREVITTSTGTSEVPCLTYELVRSSAEVMQLINSVLKLRSHSPTLVHMDSSRSHFIVTLTVTSKSPDALALARRLQNARQDVQRVSQKEWWSPRCRRAASSRSSSPASSPCHSPCHSPCPSPRHSPCPSPRPSITQTPLKTKLQLVDLAGSECVGMSGVTGAALWESSCINRSLSALSDVLGALAERRPHVPYRNSKLTHLLQDAIGGDAKLLIMLCVSPTQRFLTESLQSLGFGARARQVQREPPRRKNTALKMK